A genomic stretch from Mycosarcoma maydis chromosome 3, whole genome shotgun sequence includes:
- a CDS encoding uncharacterized protein (related to acyl-coa dehydrogenase, long-chain specific precursor), translating to MSAQQKQPSTTPQRKEYTRDEVAKHNKPGDLWIVIDAEVYNVSKFSELHPGGENVFHDDEVAGQDATETFFGLHRREVLAKPQYQRLIIGTIKGEQSKLKPDPIGSPSRVPYAEPTWLSTAYHSPYYNDSHRHLQREWRKFVDEHIVEVAQRCEDNGKRPDVELVKMLGQNGINAMRMGPGKHLHGRKLFAGIKGEEFDYFHELILTQELVRCGARGFGDALNGGMVIGLPPVMNFGSDELKKEIVEPVLAGDKFICLAISEAFAGSDVMGLRTTAQLSQDGEHYIVNGTKKWITNGTFADYFSTAVKTDQGFAMICIPRSCGNIETKQIKTSYSTTAGTAYVTFDNVKVPKKYLIGEDGMGIYYILSNFNHERWVMCCSTIRAARAVCEECMLWIHQRKVFGKPLTSQPVIRQKMAQMISLVEAAQNWLENITYQMCKMSYAQQSKFLAGQVGLLKSWSTRVSHEVADGAVQIFGGRGLTKTGMGKFTEMFHRTYKFDAVLGGSEEVLADLGIRQALRMMPENARL from the coding sequence ATGTCTGCACAGCAGAAGCAACCCTCCACCACACCGCAGCGCAAGGAGTACACGCGTGACGAGGTGGCCAAGCACAACAAGCCTGGTGATCTCTGGATCGTCATTGACGCTGAGGTCTACAACGTCTCCAAATTCTCCGAGCTCCACCCCGGTGGCGAGAATGTCTTCCACGACGATGAGGTAGCCGGGCAGGACGCCACCGAGACCTTCTTCGGCCTTCACCGCCGCGAGGTGCTTGCCAAGCCGCAGTACCAGCGTCTCATCATCGGCACCATCAAGGGAGAACagtccaagctcaagcccGATCCCATCGGAAGCCCCTCGCGTGTGCCCTACGCCGAGCCCACTTGGCTCTCTACCGCCTACCATTCGCCTTACTACAACGACTCGCACCGCCACCTGCAGCGCGAGTGGCGCAAGTTTGTTGACGAGCACATTGTCGAGGTGGCACAGCGCTGCGAGGACAACGGCAAGCGTcccgacgtcgagcttgtcaagATGCTGGGCCAGAACGGCATCAACGCCATGCGCATGGGCCCTGGAAAGCATCTGCACGGCCGCAAGCTGTTTGCCGGCATCAAGGGCGAAGAGTTCGACTACTTCCATGAGCTGATCCTCACCCAGGAGCTCGTGCGTTGCGGTGCTCGTGGTTTTGGTGACGCCCTCAACGGTGGCATGGTCATCGGTCTGCCTCCCGTTATGAACTTTGGCtccgacgagctcaagaaggaaaTCGTCGAGCCTGTGCTGGCCGGTGACAAGTTTATCTGTCTGGCCATCTCGGAGGCGTTTGCCGGTTCCGATGTGATGGGTCTTCGCACCACTGCTCAGCTCTCgcaggatggcgagcacTACATTGTCAACGGCACCAAAAAGTGGATCACCAACGGTACCTTTGCCGACTACTTCTCCACCGCTGTCAAGACCGACCAGGGTTTCGCTATGATTTGCATTCCCCGCTCGTGCGGCAACATCGAGAccaagcagatcaagaCTTCCTACTCGACCACCGCCGGTACTGCCTACGTCACATTCGACAACGTCAAGGTGCCCAAGAAGTACCTTATTGGCGAAGACGGTATGGGTATTTACTACATCCTGTCCAACTTTAACCACGAACGATGGGTCATGTGCTGCTCCACGATCcgtgctgctcgcgctGTGTGCGAGGAGTGCATGCTCTGGATCCACCAGCGCAAGGTGTTTGGTAAGCCGCTCACCAGCCAGCCTGTCATCCGTCAGAAGATGGCGCAGATGATTTCGCTTGTCGAAGCCGCACAGAACTGGCTGGAGAACATCACGTACCAGATGTGCAAGATGTCGTACGCTCAACAGTCCAAGTTCCTTGCGGGCCAGGTGGGTCTCTTGAAGAGCTGGTCCACGCGTGTCTCGCACGAGGTCGCCGACGGAGCCGTCCAGATCTTTGGTGGTCGTGGCTTGACCAAGACCGGCATGGGCAAGTTTACTGAAATGTTCCACCGCACTTACAAGTTCGATGCTGTCTTGGGTGGTTCAGAGGAGGTGCTTGCTGATTTGGGTATTCGACAGGCGTTGAGGATGATGCCTGAAAACGCTCGTTTGTAA